One window of Rasiella rasia genomic DNA carries:
- a CDS encoding DUF1456 family protein — MALTNNDIMKKLRVAHKLRDDEIVAICKLVDFNVTKSEINAIYRNPDHPKFMECGDQFLRNFLNGLIVHLRGPMPPKQAKKEDKK; from the coding sequence ATGGCACTTACCAATAACGATATCATGAAAAAATTGCGGGTCGCACACAAGTTACGCGATGATGAAATTGTAGCAATTTGTAAGCTGGTTGATTTTAACGTTACAAAAAGTGAGATAAATGCTATATATAGAAATCCAGACCACCCGAAATTCATGGAATGCGGCGATCAATTTCTTCGAAATTTCTTAAACGGACTTATCGTACATCTGCGTGGTCCCATGCCTCCAAAACAAGCTAAGAAGGAAGACAAGAAATAG
- a CDS encoding pseudouridine synthase, whose product MTKTTQHNYFKLFKPYKYVSQFITNDSKAKRKRFLGSLYPFPEGTMAVGRLDETSEGLLLLTTDGAFSNRINSAGIEKEYYAQVDGIATDAAIQQLEQGVEISIHGKPYTTKPCIVHRIDEPQLPERGQKIRDARHGPTTWLSITVTEGKFRQVRKMTAVVGFPTLRLVRFRIGKETIENMKAGQALRITTNV is encoded by the coding sequence ATGACCAAAACCACGCAACATAACTATTTTAAACTGTTTAAACCATATAAGTATGTAAGCCAGTTTATTACGAATGACTCTAAAGCAAAGCGCAAACGGTTTTTAGGCAGCTTATATCCATTTCCTGAAGGTACTATGGCTGTTGGAAGGTTAGATGAAACCAGTGAAGGGCTGCTGCTATTAACCACCGATGGCGCTTTTAGCAATCGAATTAACAGCGCGGGCATTGAGAAGGAATACTACGCACAAGTAGATGGAATAGCCACAGATGCAGCAATACAACAACTAGAACAAGGTGTTGAAATAAGCATTCATGGTAAGCCCTATACAACAAAGCCCTGCATTGTGCATCGAATAGATGAGCCCCAGCTTCCAGAACGCGGACAAAAAATTAGAGATGCCAGACACGGACCAACAACTTGGCTTAGTATTACGGTTACTGAAGGAAAATTTAGACAGGTTCGAAAAATGACCGCAGTTGTTGGTTTTCCTACGCTTCGTCTAGTACGTTTTCGCATTGGCAAAGAAACCATAGAAAACATGAAAGCGGGTCAGGCACTTCGTATTACTACTAATGTATAA
- a CDS encoding helix-turn-helix transcriptional regulator, translating to MKNSLKVERAILNLTQGELAERIGVSRQTINSIEANRYVPSTVLALKLSEVFEKPINTFFSLTEEDR from the coding sequence ATGAAGAATTCTTTAAAAGTAGAACGAGCCATTTTAAACCTTACACAAGGAGAACTAGCAGAGCGCATAGGAGTCTCTAGACAGACTATCAATTCTATTGAAGCCAATAGGTATGTGCCTTCTACAGTATTAGCCTTAAAGCTTTCCGAAGTATTTGAGAAACCCATAAACACTTTCTTTTCTCTTACGGAAGAAGATAGATAG